A single region of the Oenococcus kitaharae DSM 17330 genome encodes:
- the rfbC gene encoding dTDP-4-dehydrorhamnose 3,5-epimerase yields MVKLIDTQLQDVKLIETDVFGDKRGFFTETWTKEKFEKLGLKFDFTQDNQSLSAEAGVLRGMHYQMAPYTQTKIVRVVTGVVWDCLVDMRKGSPTYGKWEGYILSEYNHRQLLVPKGFAHGFVTLTPNVNFVYKVDGYYAPQADRGIAFDDPEIGIQWPTDVSHAILSEKDQHHPLFKDAENNFVYGEI; encoded by the coding sequence ATGGTGAAATTGATTGATACACAGCTTCAAGACGTCAAGCTGATTGAAACAGACGTTTTTGGTGACAAGCGTGGTTTTTTTACTGAGACTTGGACGAAAGAAAAATTTGAAAAACTAGGTCTGAAATTCGACTTTACGCAGGATAACCAATCTTTATCGGCTGAAGCCGGCGTTTTACGCGGTATGCATTATCAGATGGCGCCTTACACACAGACGAAAATTGTCCGTGTTGTGACAGGTGTTGTCTGGGACTGCTTAGTCGATATGCGTAAAGGCAGTCCAACCTATGGTAAGTGGGAAGGCTACATTCTATCTGAGTATAATCACCGTCAGCTGCTCGTGCCAAAAGGCTTTGCTCATGGCTTTGTTACTTTGACGCCGAATGTCAATTTTGTCTATAAAGTCGATGGTTATTATGCGCCGCAAGCAGATCGTGGGATTGCTTTTGATGACCCTGAGATTGGTATTCAGTGGCCGACTGATGTTTCTCATGCGATTCTCTCGGAAAAGGATCAGCATCATCCGCTTTTCAAGGATGCGGAAAATAATTTTGTATACGGAGAGATATAA
- the rfbB gene encoding dTDP-glucose 4,6-dehydratase yields the protein MAMNILVTGGAGFIGSNFIHYMLHKYPDYNLIDLDLLTYAGNLHNFDDIKDNPHHIFVHGNIRNAELVDYLFKTYDFDAVVNFAAESHVDRSILHPELFVQTNVEGTVNLLQTAKKYGIKKFLQVSTDEVYGTLGKNGFFNEETPLAPNSPYSASKAAADLEVRAFYETYGLNVNITRTSNNYGPYQFPEKLIPLMVTNGMTGKQLPIYGDGENIRDWLYVEDHGRAIDLVLHNGKPGEIYNVGGHNERTNNQIVHLIVDNLGLSADRIKYVADRLGHDRRYAIDPSKIKRELGWEPTIMFDEGIVKTIDWYKTHETWWQPLKSKAVLK from the coding sequence ATGGCTATGAATATTCTTGTCACAGGCGGAGCCGGTTTTATCGGGTCGAATTTTATCCATTATATGCTGCACAAGTATCCGGACTATAATTTGATTGATCTTGATTTGCTGACCTACGCCGGCAATCTGCACAATTTTGACGATATCAAAGACAATCCGCATCATATTTTCGTGCATGGCAACATCCGCAATGCTGAACTGGTTGACTACTTATTTAAAACATACGATTTTGATGCAGTCGTGAATTTTGCCGCTGAGTCGCATGTTGACCGCTCGATTCTGCATCCAGAATTGTTTGTCCAGACCAACGTCGAGGGTACTGTCAATCTGCTGCAGACAGCCAAAAAATACGGTATTAAAAAGTTTCTCCAAGTGTCGACTGATGAGGTCTATGGTACCTTGGGCAAAAATGGTTTCTTTAATGAAGAGACGCCTCTGGCTCCTAATTCGCCATATTCGGCTTCAAAAGCCGCTGCCGACTTGGAAGTACGTGCTTTCTATGAGACCTATGGCCTGAATGTGAATATTACGCGCACGTCGAACAATTACGGTCCTTACCAGTTCCCTGAGAAGCTGATTCCTTTGATGGTGACAAACGGCATGACCGGCAAACAGCTGCCGATTTACGGTGACGGTGAAAACATCCGTGATTGGCTCTATGTCGAAGACCATGGCCGCGCGATCGATCTCGTATTGCACAATGGCAAACCTGGTGAAATTTATAATGTCGGCGGCCACAATGAGAGGACAAACAATCAGATCGTCCATTTGATCGTGGATAATCTTGGTTTATCGGCTGACCGGATCAAGTACGTCGCTGACCGTCTGGGCCATGACCGCCGTTATGCGATCGACCCAAGCAAGATCAAGCGCGAACTGGGTTGGGAACCAACGATTATGTTCGACGAAGGGATTGTCAAAACCATTGATTGGTATAAGACACACGAAACATGGTGGCAGCCTTTGAAGAGCAAGGCAGTCTTGAAATAA
- the rfbA gene encoding glucose-1-phosphate thymidylyltransferase RfbA produces the protein MKGIILAGGSGTRLYPITKATSKQLVPIYDKPMIYYPMSVLMLAGIKDILLITTEEFLPQFQELFADGSQIGLHIEYKIQPEPKGLAEAFILGEDFIGQDSVALILGDNIYYGAGLSALLQTAEAKKTGATIFGYQVKDPERFGVVEFDKQGHALSIVEKPDKPKSNYAVTGLYFYDNDVVDIAKKVQPSARGEIEISDINAEYLRRGDLDVKVMGRGFAWLDTGTHDSLLDASNFIATIEKQQNLQVAALEEIAYRMGYISVDRLIALAQPLKKNDYGQYLLRIAGQEKK, from the coding sequence ATGAAAGGCATTATTTTAGCCGGCGGATCAGGTACACGTTTATATCCGATCACAAAAGCAACGAGTAAACAGCTGGTTCCAATTTATGACAAACCAATGATCTATTATCCGATGTCTGTGCTCATGCTGGCCGGAATTAAAGATATTCTTCTAATTACGACTGAGGAATTTCTGCCTCAGTTCCAAGAATTGTTTGCTGACGGTTCTCAAATCGGCTTACATATCGAATACAAGATTCAACCAGAACCTAAGGGCTTGGCTGAAGCTTTTATTCTCGGCGAAGATTTCATTGGTCAAGACAGTGTCGCTTTGATTTTGGGCGACAATATTTATTATGGTGCTGGTTTATCAGCTTTGCTGCAGACAGCTGAAGCCAAAAAGACCGGTGCGACCATCTTCGGTTATCAGGTCAAAGATCCTGAACGTTTTGGCGTGGTCGAATTTGATAAACAAGGACATGCTTTGTCGATTGTTGAAAAACCCGATAAGCCTAAATCCAACTATGCCGTGACTGGCTTGTACTTTTACGATAACGATGTTGTCGATATTGCTAAAAAAGTCCAGCCTTCAGCACGCGGTGAGATTGAAATTTCCGATATCAATGCCGAATATCTGCGGCGCGGCGACCTAGACGTGAAAGTGATGGGACGAGGTTTTGCCTGGCTTGATACAGGTACGCATGATTCGCTTTTAGATGCATCGAATTTTATCGCGACGATTGAAAAACAGCAGAATCTGCAGGTGGCAGCTTTAGAGGAAATCGCTTATCGCATGGGTTATATTTCCGTCGATCGGCTGATTGCTTTGGCTCAGCCCTTAAAAAAGAATGATTATGGTCAATATTTATTAAGAATTGCCGGACAGGAGAAGAAATAA
- a CDS encoding NAD(P)H-dependent oxidoreductase: protein MNFVALVGTNASYSFNRQLLAYMQRQFAKEAQITIVEISNLPLFSEDKILPDVVKHLQHEIDQSDGVIIATPEYDHSIPAALKSSIEWLSWEIHPLREKPVMIVGTSLGIQGTSRAQQHLRQILDSPGVGAFVMPGDEMMLGFAQNAFDARGDLKTSDNINFLRQCFTDFLNFVSKIPKKEPSKMEDTKKNAIQWESAVYDVIVLGFGAAGATAARFAADTGAKVLIVDSAPDGHEGGNTRYAGQLVLTGYDFKKMKTYFKQLFGPISVEEDTLDTYVDGLVNMRDYFTKYLGVPNPTSYNKVHRDPNYQAFANGLSPEYPEYEGSDTVDLTTVHDGYFDASLWKNLRKQVTDRAKEIDVWLESPAMHLISDPDSQAVEGVQIQRKGQIVNVRARNGVVMAMGGFENNQDDIQNFIGVPKLKVIGTLYNKGDGIRMAQEVGAKLWHMKSFEGYGFDTGLVFDNPEEERGKFILSPWPELSHGSIFVAGDDGGRYLREDEDGRHGHAYEHGSWKSPTVYEHPHLIFDQAQFDKIKAQKELPYPDLFKLVIQADSLDELADKIQADRKTLADTVAAFNQFAENGEDAACHRDPASMQAFSQTGPYYAAPITTAMLNTQGGAKRNSRAEVLNASDQPIPHLYSAGEFGGINANQYNGGGNLAECLIFGKIAGENAAAVKGDQVIESRAAANTANLGSNDLSDEETLDQYETAANQYLGISEAGIGGQVVVRVTYMDNKIAKVEVLKESESEDVGRQAVMQLPDEMVEQNTYDVDAVSGASASSRAIKSAVKNALDKIKPVNAV from the coding sequence TTGAACTTCGTCGCATTGGTTGGCACAAATGCCAGCTATTCATTCAATCGTCAGCTGCTTGCTTATATGCAGCGTCAATTTGCCAAAGAGGCGCAGATTACAATCGTCGAAATCAGCAACCTGCCCTTGTTTAGCGAAGATAAAATCCTGCCCGATGTCGTCAAACATCTACAGCACGAAATCGATCAGTCTGACGGCGTGATTATCGCCACGCCAGAATATGACCATTCAATCCCGGCAGCTCTGAAGAGCAGCATTGAGTGGCTTTCTTGGGAAATCCATCCCCTCAGAGAAAAGCCCGTCATGATTGTCGGCACCTCGTTGGGTATTCAAGGAACTTCCCGTGCCCAGCAGCATCTGCGCCAAATTCTCGATTCACCCGGTGTCGGTGCTTTTGTCATGCCTGGAGATGAAATGATGCTGGGTTTTGCCCAAAACGCCTTTGATGCACGAGGAGACCTGAAAACATCTGATAATATTAACTTTCTAAGGCAGTGCTTTACAGACTTTCTTAATTTTGTTTCAAAAATTCCAAAGAAGGAGCCATCAAAAATGGAAGATACGAAGAAAAACGCCATTCAATGGGAATCGGCTGTTTACGATGTGATTGTGCTGGGATTTGGTGCCGCTGGTGCGACTGCCGCGCGTTTTGCCGCTGATACTGGTGCCAAAGTCCTGATAGTCGATTCAGCTCCGGACGGTCACGAAGGCGGAAATACACGTTATGCCGGCCAACTTGTCCTCACCGGTTATGATTTTAAAAAAATGAAGACCTATTTCAAACAACTTTTCGGCCCGATTTCCGTCGAAGAAGACACACTTGATACTTACGTTGACGGGCTGGTTAATATGCGCGATTATTTCACCAAATATTTAGGAGTCCCAAACCCGACCAGTTACAACAAAGTTCATCGGGACCCAAATTACCAAGCGTTTGCAAACGGCCTATCGCCTGAATATCCAGAATATGAAGGCTCTGATACAGTGGACCTCACGACGGTTCACGACGGCTATTTCGACGCTTCTCTATGGAAAAACCTCCGCAAACAAGTCACAGACCGAGCTAAAGAAATTGACGTCTGGCTTGAATCACCTGCCATGCATTTGATCAGCGACCCTGACAGTCAGGCTGTTGAAGGTGTCCAAATTCAGCGCAAAGGCCAAATTGTCAATGTCCGCGCCCGCAATGGTGTCGTGATGGCTATGGGCGGGTTTGAAAACAATCAAGACGATATTCAAAACTTCATCGGTGTTCCTAAATTAAAAGTGATTGGCACATTGTACAACAAAGGCGACGGTATTCGGATGGCCCAAGAAGTTGGTGCCAAGCTCTGGCACATGAAGAGTTTTGAAGGTTACGGTTTTGATACGGGTCTCGTGTTTGATAATCCAGAGGAAGAGCGCGGCAAATTCATCCTCTCACCATGGCCGGAATTATCACACGGCAGCATTTTTGTGGCTGGTGATGACGGTGGCCGCTACCTGCGTGAAGACGAAGACGGCCGGCACGGTCATGCCTATGAACACGGCAGTTGGAAGAGCCCAACCGTTTATGAGCATCCCCACTTGATCTTTGACCAGGCTCAATTTGATAAAATCAAGGCGCAAAAAGAGCTGCCTTATCCGGATCTATTCAAACTTGTGATCCAAGCGGACAGCCTAGACGAATTAGCTGACAAAATCCAAGCCGATCGAAAAACACTGGCAGACACAGTCGCAGCCTTTAATCAATTCGCTGAAAACGGTGAAGATGCTGCCTGCCATCGTGATCCGGCATCTATGCAGGCCTTTTCTCAGACTGGCCCCTATTATGCTGCGCCAATAACCACTGCCATGCTGAACACACAAGGCGGTGCCAAGCGAAACAGCCGTGCCGAAGTACTGAATGCCAGCGATCAGCCGATTCCGCATCTTTATAGTGCCGGTGAATTCGGCGGCATTAATGCTAACCAGTACAATGGCGGCGGTAATCTGGCGGAATGCTTGATTTTTGGCAAGATTGCTGGTGAAAATGCTGCCGCTGTTAAGGGTGATCAAGTGATCGAAAGCCGAGCAGCAGCTAATACAGCGAATCTCGGCAGCAACGATCTCAGCGACGAAGAAACCTTGGATCAATACGAGACAGCTGCTAATCAATATCTCGGTATCAGCGAAGCCGGCATCGGCGGTCAAGTCGTTGTCCGTGTCACTTACATGGATAATAAGATTGCCAAAGTCGAGGTACTTAAAGAGTCTGAAAGTGAGGATGTCGGCCGTCAAGCAGTTATGCAGCTGCCTGACGAAATGGTCGAACAAAACACTTACGATGTGGACGCCGTTTCCGGTGCCTCAGCTTCCAGTCGTGCGATTAAGAGCGCTGTTAAAAATGCGTTGGATAAAATCAAGCCTGTCAATGCAGTTTAA